The Synechococcus sp. MU1643 genome contains a region encoding:
- a CDS encoding N-acetylmuramoyl-L-alanine amidase → MAPASSRRLAWLLAAALQCTAFTQSLPARAASALAAWAFTEEGVLKLRTSRNARLEAFFQAASDGRGTRVWIDIPGELRFPRRLAGRGAVREIRLGKPRAGATRLVVEFRPDVDLNPNDLRLRGTAPDRWELVFTGLPTRGLDDFGEGDLTGRATAWLPPGGFRPTRTPVDPSGLPTVARNRYRIVIDPGHGGPDPGAIGIGGLRETDVVLDVSLQVADLLRARGVDVRLTRTREVDVDLPPRVSLANRSGATAFVSIHANALSMNRPDVNGIETFFFSDPRSGRLASYLQQQMMDVSSGTPNRGVRRGRFFVIRRSTMPSALVEMGFVTGAIDAPRLANADHRRRLALALAAGILNYLKQEVR, encoded by the coding sequence ATGGCTCCGGCGTCGTCCCGACGGCTGGCCTGGCTTCTGGCCGCGGCCCTGCAGTGCACTGCTTTCACCCAGTCGTTGCCTGCCCGAGCCGCCAGTGCCTTGGCCGCCTGGGCCTTCACCGAGGAGGGGGTTCTCAAGCTCCGCACCAGCCGGAACGCTCGATTGGAGGCGTTTTTTCAGGCCGCCAGCGATGGTCGCGGCACCAGGGTCTGGATTGATATTCCTGGTGAGCTGAGATTCCCGCGGCGCTTGGCCGGACGTGGTGCTGTCCGTGAGATCCGGCTGGGCAAGCCCCGCGCGGGTGCCACCCGTCTGGTAGTGGAATTCCGCCCTGATGTGGATCTCAACCCCAACGATCTGCGCCTGCGTGGAACCGCGCCGGATCGCTGGGAACTGGTGTTCACCGGCTTGCCGACCCGTGGTTTGGATGATTTCGGCGAAGGCGATCTGACCGGTCGTGCCACGGCCTGGCTCCCACCGGGTGGATTCCGTCCCACCCGCACGCCGGTCGACCCTTCCGGGCTGCCCACGGTGGCCCGAAACCGCTACCGCATCGTGATTGATCCCGGCCATGGCGGCCCAGATCCGGGGGCTATCGGCATTGGTGGTCTGCGCGAGACCGATGTGGTTTTGGATGTGTCGCTGCAGGTGGCCGACTTGCTGCGGGCAAGGGGCGTGGATGTGCGCTTGACCCGCACGCGTGAAGTGGATGTGGACTTGCCTCCGCGGGTTTCCCTGGCGAATCGCAGCGGGGCTACTGCTTTCGTGAGCATCCATGCCAATGCCCTGAGCATGAACCGTCCGGATGTGAATGGGATCGAGACCTTCTTCTTTTCGGATCCCCGTTCTGGGCGCCTGGCCTCGTATCTGCAGCAGCAGATGATGGACGTGTCATCCGGAACACCGAATCGCGGAGTCAGACGCGGTCGCTTCTTCGTGATCCGGCGCAGCACCATGCCTTCTGCCCTGGTGGAGATGGGCTTTGTCACCGGGGCGATTGATGCACCGCGTCTGGCCAATGCCGACCATCGCCGCCGGTTGGCCTTGGCCCTGGCCGCCGGCATTCTCAATTACCTCAAGCAGGAGGTGCGATGA
- a CDS encoding carbon-nitrogen hydrolase family protein → MSDFLAAAVQLTSGQDPELNFNTAEEQIDLAARRGAELIGLPENFAFMGEDSRRLELAPDLAEQSSRFLVTMARRYQVALLGGGFPVPVGDGSRTLNRAELVDRDGMLLGRYDKIHLFDVDLPDGNTYRESATVNPGRDLPPVVEIPGLCKVGLSICYDVRFPELYRHLVGAGADLLMIPAAFTAFTGKDHWQVLLQARAIENTAYVLAPAQTGVHHGRRQSHGHSLVIDPWGTVLADAGVQAGAAIAPVNTNHLGHVRGQMPSLRHRQPALF, encoded by the coding sequence GTGAGCGACTTCCTGGCGGCTGCTGTCCAGCTGACGAGCGGTCAGGATCCGGAGCTCAACTTCAATACGGCTGAAGAGCAGATCGACCTGGCTGCCCGCCGAGGGGCGGAACTGATTGGTCTGCCCGAAAATTTCGCTTTCATGGGTGAGGACAGCCGGCGCCTTGAGCTGGCCCCCGACCTTGCTGAGCAGAGCAGTCGATTCCTGGTGACCATGGCGCGTCGTTACCAGGTGGCGCTTCTTGGCGGTGGCTTTCCTGTGCCGGTCGGTGATGGATCGCGAACCCTTAACCGCGCTGAGCTCGTCGACCGTGACGGCATGCTCCTGGGCCGTTACGACAAGATTCACCTCTTCGATGTCGACCTGCCGGACGGCAACACCTATCGCGAGTCGGCAACAGTGAACCCAGGCAGGGATTTGCCTCCAGTCGTTGAGATTCCTGGTCTCTGCAAGGTGGGGCTGTCCATTTGCTACGACGTGCGGTTTCCTGAGCTTTATCGCCATCTCGTCGGTGCCGGCGCAGACCTGTTGATGATTCCTGCGGCATTCACAGCCTTCACCGGAAAAGATCACTGGCAGGTGCTTCTTCAGGCCAGGGCCATTGAGAACACGGCCTACGTGCTGGCTCCGGCGCAGACAGGTGTCCATCACGGTCGGCGTCAGAGCCATGGACACTCTCTGGTGATTGATCCCTGGGGAACAGTCCTCGCCGATGCGGGTGTGCAGGCAGGAGCAGCCATTGCTCCGGTGAACACCAATCACCTTGGTCATGTTCGGGGTCAGATGCCGAGCCTTCGGCACCGCCAACCCGCTCTGTTCTGA
- a CDS encoding 2-phosphosulfolactate phosphatase family protein, with protein MQISYFHVPAEMPQDLRPDAAVVIDVLRATTTIAWALHNGAEAVQAFASLDDLRSAAAAWPADARLLLGERGGQMLEGFDLGNSPVAVNPERVAGKRLFMSTTNGTRALDRVRQVPLLLTAALPNRDAVAQRLLAKQPSHVAVVGSGWEGAYSLEDSLAAGALGHRLLELDPTGSSAANDELTAAVSLWRQWQSDPEECLRTATHGQRLIRLGDHDADFRCCAGLDQLSVVPTQVEPGVLRAA; from the coding sequence ATGCAGATCTCCTACTTCCATGTGCCGGCAGAGATGCCGCAGGATCTACGCCCCGATGCGGCGGTGGTGATTGATGTGTTGCGGGCCACCACCACCATTGCCTGGGCATTGCACAACGGTGCAGAGGCGGTGCAGGCTTTCGCCAGCCTCGACGATCTGCGCAGTGCGGCAGCGGCGTGGCCGGCCGATGCGCGGCTGCTGCTGGGCGAGCGCGGCGGCCAGATGCTCGAGGGCTTTGACCTAGGCAACTCACCTGTTGCCGTGAATCCGGAGCGGGTGGCTGGCAAGCGTCTGTTCATGAGCACCACCAATGGCACCCGTGCTCTTGATCGTGTGCGCCAGGTTCCCCTGCTGTTGACGGCGGCGTTGCCGAACCGCGATGCCGTGGCTCAGCGTTTGCTGGCGAAACAACCCAGCCATGTGGCGGTTGTTGGCAGCGGTTGGGAGGGGGCCTATTCCCTGGAGGATTCACTGGCCGCTGGCGCCTTGGGGCATCGGTTGCTGGAGCTGGATCCCACCGGGAGCAGCGCCGCCAACGACGAACTCACTGCAGCCGTTTCCCTCTGGCGTCAGTGGCAATCCGATCCAGAGGAGTGCCTTCGCACGGCGACCCATGGGCAGCGGTTGATTCGCCTGGGCGATCACGACGCCGATTTCCGCTGCTGTGCTGGCCTCGACCAGCTCAGTGTCGTTCCGACACAGGTCGAGCCCGGGGTGCTTCGAGCGGCCTGA
- a CDS encoding UbiD family decarboxylase, with amino-acid sequence MALFQSGPATRDLRGFLKLLEERGQLRRITAPVDPDLELAAIADRVLSQGGPALLFENVIGSTMPVAVNTLGTVERVVWSMGLERAEQLEELGSRLALLQQPRPPKGLEETKQFARVFWDLVKAKPDRDLTPPCRQQVFRGDEVDLNNIPLIRPWPGDAGGVITLGLVITKDPETGVPNVGVYRLQRQSVNTMTVHWLSVRGGARHLRKAAAMGKKLEVAVAIGVHPLLVMAAATPIPVQLSEWLFAGIYAGEGVRLAPCKTIDLQVPSHSEVVLEGTITPGEVLPDGPFGDHMGFYGGVEDSPLVRFHCMTQRRDPVFLTTFSGRPPKEEAMLAIALNRIYTPILRQQIPEITDFFLPMEALSYKLAVISIDKAYPGQAKRAAMAFWSALPQFTYTKFVVVVDSHINVRDPRQVVWAIAAQVDPQRDLFTLENTPFDTLDFASEQLGLGGRLAIDATTKVGPEKNHEWGEPLSRPEDLEQRVSDRWAELGLEDLGNDDPDPSLFGYALDRLIQGLKTGQ; translated from the coding sequence ATGGCCCTGTTCCAATCCGGTCCGGCCACCCGAGATCTGCGGGGCTTCCTCAAGCTCCTCGAAGAGCGCGGCCAGCTGCGACGGATCACGGCACCGGTGGACCCCGACCTCGAACTGGCGGCCATTGCCGACCGGGTGCTGAGTCAAGGAGGGCCAGCCCTGCTGTTCGAGAACGTGATCGGCTCCACGATGCCGGTGGCCGTCAACACCCTCGGCACCGTGGAACGGGTGGTGTGGAGCATGGGCCTCGAACGGGCCGAGCAGCTGGAGGAGCTGGGGTCACGTCTGGCCCTGCTTCAGCAACCCCGACCGCCCAAGGGGCTGGAGGAAACCAAGCAATTCGCCCGCGTCTTCTGGGACCTGGTCAAAGCCAAGCCCGACCGCGACCTCACACCCCCCTGCCGTCAGCAGGTTTTCCGTGGTGATGAGGTCGATCTCAACAACATCCCCCTAATCCGGCCCTGGCCCGGTGATGCCGGGGGCGTGATCACGCTTGGGCTGGTGATCACCAAAGACCCAGAAACCGGTGTCCCCAACGTGGGCGTCTACCGGCTGCAGAGGCAGTCGGTGAACACGATGACCGTGCACTGGTTAAGCGTGCGCGGCGGCGCCCGCCACCTGCGCAAAGCGGCCGCTATGGGCAAGAAGCTGGAGGTGGCAGTGGCCATTGGCGTGCACCCGCTGCTGGTGATGGCCGCTGCCACACCGATCCCGGTGCAGCTCAGTGAATGGCTGTTCGCAGGCATCTATGCCGGAGAAGGGGTGCGTCTGGCCCCCTGCAAAACCATCGACCTTCAGGTGCCCAGCCACAGCGAAGTGGTGCTGGAAGGGACGATCACCCCAGGGGAAGTGCTGCCGGATGGCCCCTTCGGAGATCACATGGGCTTCTACGGCGGTGTGGAGGACTCACCTCTGGTGCGCTTCCACTGCATGACCCAACGGCGGGATCCGGTGTTTCTCACCACCTTCAGCGGCCGTCCTCCCAAGGAAGAAGCGATGCTGGCCATCGCGCTGAACCGGATCTACACACCGATCCTGCGGCAGCAGATTCCGGAGATCACCGACTTCTTCCTGCCGATGGAAGCGCTCAGCTACAAGCTGGCGGTGATCTCGATTGACAAGGCTTATCCGGGGCAGGCCAAGCGTGCAGCCATGGCCTTCTGGAGTGCATTGCCGCAGTTCACTTACACAAAATTCGTGGTGGTGGTGGACAGTCACATCAACGTGCGCGACCCGCGCCAGGTGGTCTGGGCCATCGCGGCCCAGGTGGATCCCCAACGCGACCTGTTCACCCTGGAGAACACCCCTTTCGACACCCTGGACTTCGCCAGCGAGCAGTTGGGCCTTGGGGGACGCCTGGCCATTGATGCCACCACCAAAGTGGGACCTGAGAAAAATCACGAATGGGGTGAACCCCTCAGCCGTCCTGAGGATCTGGAACAACGGGTCAGCGACCGCTGGGCCGAGCTGGGTCTGGAAGACCTCGGCAACGACGACCCCGACCCCAGCCTGTTCGGCTATGCCCTTGACCGACTGATTCAGGGCCTGAAGACCGGCCAATAG
- the aroA gene encoding 3-phosphoshikimate 1-carboxyvinyltransferase: MSGTGQSDNPRELKAGGSLQGRVKVPGDKSISHRSLLFGAIAEGTTTIDGLLPAEDPLSTAACLRAMGVSISPITDGDIVTVEGVGLDGLQEPAEVLDCGNSGTTMRLMLGLLAGRDGRHFVLDGDASLRRRPMLRVGQPLASMGADVRGRDGGNLAPLAVQGCQLKGTVIGTPVASAQVKSALLLAALTAESQTTVIEPAQSRDHSERMLKAFGADISVGGEMGRHISVRPGSTLNGKSVVVPGDISSAAFWLVAGALIPGADLTIENVGLNPTRTGILEVLEQMGAQIDVLNPRDVAGEPVGDLRVTHGPLKPFHFGEEIMPRLVDEVPILSVAACFCEGESRISGASELRVKETDRLAVMARQLKAMGADIDEQEDGMTIRGGRPLKGAVLDSETDHRVAMSLGVAAMLADGNSSLARSEAAAVSYPSFWDELERLRC; the protein is encoded by the coding sequence TTGAGCGGCACAGGCCAATCCGACAACCCCCGTGAGCTCAAGGCCGGAGGAAGCCTCCAGGGACGGGTGAAGGTCCCGGGAGATAAATCGATCTCGCACAGATCGCTGCTGTTTGGCGCCATCGCTGAGGGCACGACGACGATTGACGGCCTGCTCCCCGCTGAAGACCCCCTGAGCACAGCCGCCTGCCTGCGGGCCATGGGCGTCAGCATCAGCCCAATTACCGACGGCGACATCGTCACCGTTGAGGGCGTGGGTCTGGATGGATTACAGGAGCCAGCAGAAGTGCTCGACTGCGGCAACTCCGGCACCACGATGCGATTGATGCTGGGCCTGCTGGCGGGCCGCGACGGTCGCCATTTCGTGCTGGATGGCGATGCGTCCCTGCGCCGCCGCCCCATGCTTCGGGTGGGCCAACCGTTGGCCTCGATGGGAGCAGATGTGCGTGGCCGTGATGGCGGCAACCTGGCACCGCTGGCAGTGCAAGGGTGTCAGCTGAAAGGAACGGTGATCGGCACGCCCGTGGCCAGTGCTCAGGTGAAATCGGCACTGCTGCTAGCTGCGCTAACGGCCGAAAGCCAGACCACAGTGATCGAACCGGCCCAGTCCCGCGATCACAGCGAGCGAATGCTCAAGGCGTTCGGCGCCGATATCAGCGTGGGAGGTGAAATGGGACGGCACATCAGCGTGCGTCCCGGCTCCACCCTGAATGGCAAGAGCGTAGTGGTCCCTGGCGACATCAGCTCAGCGGCCTTCTGGCTTGTGGCTGGAGCCCTGATTCCCGGCGCCGATCTCACCATCGAAAACGTGGGGCTGAACCCAACACGCACCGGGATCTTGGAGGTGTTGGAACAGATGGGTGCCCAGATCGACGTGCTCAACCCCCGCGATGTTGCGGGTGAACCGGTAGGCGATCTTCGGGTGACCCACGGCCCCTTGAAACCCTTCCACTTCGGCGAGGAGATCATGCCCCGCCTCGTGGATGAAGTGCCGATCCTCAGCGTTGCCGCCTGTTTCTGCGAGGGCGAAAGTCGAATCAGTGGAGCGTCTGAACTGCGGGTGAAGGAAACAGATCGGCTTGCGGTGATGGCCCGTCAGCTCAAGGCCATGGGGGCCGACATTGATGAACAAGAGGACGGCATGACCATCCGTGGAGGTCGTCCACTCAAGGGAGCTGTGCTGGACAGCGAAACTGATCACCGGGTGGCAATGAGCCTCGGCGTCGCAGCCATGCTCGCCGACGGCAATTCCAGCCTGGCGAGAAGCGAAGCTGCAGCCGTGTCGTACCCCTCGTTCTGGGACGAACTTGAACGGCTCCGCTGCTGA
- a CDS encoding tRNA (5-methylaminomethyl-2-thiouridine)(34)-methyltransferase MnmD, translating into MNGSAAELGALRVYPTADGSFSLHSDHFGEAFHNSAGALNEARAKFVQPAELQRFSSGSELRILDVCLGLGYNTAAVMEALPSAGPQVQWWGLELDRRPLEQALEQASFQCLWSAPVLAKLQAIRDHGGWQEHNSQGIQLWGDARSMLQQIPEPVRFDLILLDAFSPQRCPELWSEEFLGALAQRLAPLGRLLTYSRSAAVRASLKRAGLNLFSLLPAPGERVGWSSGTLATTADSGCPFEGPGWQPLSAMELEHLQTRAAVPFRDPRGNATAEVILERRCLEQEHCGHEPTNAWQRRWRRDSPS; encoded by the coding sequence TTGAACGGCTCCGCTGCTGAGCTCGGCGCGCTCCGCGTCTACCCAACGGCGGATGGCAGCTTCAGCCTGCACAGCGATCACTTCGGGGAGGCCTTTCACAACTCGGCGGGGGCCCTGAATGAGGCCCGGGCCAAGTTCGTCCAACCCGCAGAGCTGCAGCGCTTCAGCAGCGGATCTGAATTAAGGATCCTTGATGTGTGCCTGGGGCTGGGTTACAACACGGCCGCCGTGATGGAGGCCTTGCCGTCGGCTGGGCCGCAGGTGCAGTGGTGGGGGCTTGAGCTGGACCGCCGCCCCTTGGAACAAGCCTTGGAACAGGCAAGCTTCCAATGCCTCTGGTCAGCCCCTGTGCTCGCGAAGCTTCAAGCCATCCGCGACCACGGCGGCTGGCAGGAGCACAACAGCCAAGGGATCCAGCTCTGGGGAGACGCCCGATCGATGCTCCAGCAGATTCCTGAGCCCGTTCGCTTCGATCTGATTCTGTTGGATGCCTTCTCGCCCCAGCGCTGCCCAGAACTATGGAGCGAGGAATTCCTGGGAGCCCTGGCACAGCGCTTGGCGCCGCTGGGACGGTTGCTGACCTACAGCCGTTCAGCTGCAGTGCGGGCCAGCCTGAAACGAGCGGGCTTGAACCTGTTTTCACTGCTGCCAGCCCCGGGGGAACGGGTGGGGTGGAGCAGCGGCACGTTGGCCACAACCGCAGACTCCGGCTGTCCTTTTGAAGGCCCCGGTTGGCAGCCCCTCTCGGCCATGGAATTGGAACACCTGCAGACGCGAGCGGCTGTGCCGTTTCGCGATCCCCGGGGCAACGCCACGGCTGAAGTCATCCTTGAGCGCCGCTGCCTTGAACAGGAGCATTGCGGGCACGAACCAACCAATGCCTGGCAAAGGCGCTGGCGCAGGGACAGTCCTTCCTGA
- the glmU gene encoding bifunctional UDP-N-acetylglucosamine diphosphorylase/glucosamine-1-phosphate N-acetyltransferase GlmU, whose protein sequence is MLAVAVLAAGKGTRMKSALPKVLQPLAGATLVERVLASAGNLKPERRLLIVGHQAERVEQQLAPLGGLEFVLQQPQNGTGHAVQHLIPSLEGFEGELLVLNGDVPLLRSETVEALVQQHRASGADVTLLTARLADPTGYGRVFANADGQVSSIIEHRDCTDEQRSNNLTNAGIYCFNWTALANVLPKLSTDNDQGELYLTDTVAMLPKAMHLEVADADEVNGINNRRQLAQCEALLQQRLRHHWMDEGVTFIDPDSCTLSEGCSFGRDVVVEPQTHFRGRCVIGDNCRIGPSSMIEDASLGANVSAVHSVVREAKVGNDVAIGPFAHLRPAADIGDGCRIGNFVEVKKSQLGAGTKVNHLSYIGDAQLGEKVNVGAGTITANYDGVNKHRTVIGSNSKTGANSVLVAPINVGERATIGAGSTITKDVADGALAIGRARQMSKDGWAERKV, encoded by the coding sequence ATGCTCGCCGTAGCCGTTCTGGCCGCTGGAAAAGGCACCCGCATGAAGAGCGCACTTCCGAAAGTGCTCCAACCCCTGGCGGGAGCCACCCTGGTGGAACGGGTGCTCGCCAGTGCCGGCAACCTGAAACCGGAACGGCGGCTGTTGATCGTGGGTCATCAGGCGGAACGGGTGGAGCAGCAGCTGGCTCCGCTCGGAGGCCTGGAATTTGTTCTGCAGCAGCCCCAGAACGGCACGGGGCATGCCGTGCAACATCTGATCCCCTCGCTGGAGGGCTTTGAAGGCGAACTGCTCGTGCTCAACGGTGATGTGCCGCTGCTGAGGAGTGAAACGGTCGAAGCGTTGGTGCAACAGCACCGGGCCAGCGGTGCCGATGTCACCCTGCTGACAGCACGGCTCGCGGATCCCACCGGTTACGGGCGTGTATTCGCCAATGCCGACGGCCAGGTGAGCAGCATCATTGAGCATCGCGATTGCACCGACGAGCAACGCAGCAACAACCTCACCAACGCCGGGATCTACTGCTTCAACTGGACGGCCCTGGCCAACGTTCTGCCGAAGCTCAGCACCGACAACGATCAGGGAGAGCTTTATCTCACCGACACGGTGGCGATGCTGCCCAAGGCCATGCACCTGGAGGTAGCCGATGCCGATGAGGTGAACGGCATCAACAACCGGCGTCAACTGGCCCAGTGCGAAGCCCTGTTGCAGCAAAGATTGCGCCACCACTGGATGGATGAAGGAGTCACCTTCATTGATCCCGACAGTTGCACCTTGAGCGAAGGCTGCAGCTTCGGCCGTGATGTGGTGGTCGAACCGCAAACCCATTTTCGTGGCCGCTGCGTGATTGGCGACAACTGCCGAATTGGCCCCAGCAGCATGATCGAGGATGCATCTCTAGGGGCCAACGTCAGTGCGGTGCACTCCGTAGTGCGTGAGGCCAAGGTGGGCAACGACGTTGCCATCGGTCCCTTTGCTCACCTCCGGCCGGCCGCAGATATAGGCGACGGATGCCGCATCGGCAACTTTGTTGAGGTGAAGAAAAGCCAGCTGGGGGCTGGCACCAAGGTGAACCACCTCAGCTACATCGGCGACGCCCAACTCGGGGAAAAAGTCAACGTGGGGGCCGGAACAATCACCGCCAATTACGACGGGGTGAACAAGCACCGCACCGTGATCGGCAGCAACAGCAAAACCGGTGCCAATTCCGTGCTGGTTGCCCCAATCAACGTCGGCGAACGCGCCACGATCGGTGCCGGGTCAACGATCACCAAGGATGTGGCGGATGGCGCCCTGGCGATTGGTCGCGCCCGTCAGATGAGCAAGGACGGCTGGGCAGAACGAAAGGTTTAA
- the murF gene encoding UDP-N-acetylmuramoyl-tripeptide--D-alanyl-D-alanine ligase, which produces MTLTLRQLIDVWGTPLGGRFEPDALVGRVCTDSRKLQAGDFFVPLVGERFDGHHFLDQLPEHKVQAAVVSCSWAEPLPPDLLHWRVDDTLLAYQQLALLHRRALGTPLVAVTGSAGKTTTRELIRAVLAPLGEIQASEGNNNNDVGVPLTVLGATAADAALVIEMGMRGPGEIERLSCCTEPDLVVITNIGMAHIGRLGSREAIAAAKCEITAGLQAKGTVVIPAGDPLLESALAAVWSGRVLRVRLADDPEAESDLMGSDPIEADLVGEIKGDQLLIDADRLPLQLQGRHNARNLLLAVAVADQLGVSRKALQGMEVTVPGGRNRRLQQGGLTLLDETYNASPEAVMAALELLAAQPGRRFAVLGTMLELGDRSLELHQQVAARAVQLGLDGLVLVDGGEEGKAMAEVASSLPHLQLVSNPEDAAAPLAAWLESGDVVLLKASRGVALERLIPLLPCP; this is translated from the coding sequence ATGACCCTGACGCTGCGTCAGCTCATTGATGTCTGGGGAACCCCCCTGGGCGGCAGGTTTGAACCCGATGCGCTTGTTGGACGGGTGTGTACCGACAGCCGCAAGCTTCAGGCAGGTGATTTTTTTGTCCCCCTGGTGGGCGAGCGCTTCGATGGTCATCACTTCCTCGACCAATTGCCTGAACACAAGGTCCAGGCTGCTGTTGTGAGCTGCAGCTGGGCTGAACCGTTGCCGCCGGACCTGCTGCATTGGCGGGTGGACGACACACTGCTGGCTTATCAACAGCTGGCCTTGCTGCACCGGCGTGCCCTGGGCACGCCTCTGGTGGCGGTGACGGGCTCAGCCGGCAAAACCACAACACGCGAGTTGATTCGAGCGGTATTGGCTCCGCTGGGAGAGATTCAGGCCAGCGAAGGCAACAACAACAACGACGTTGGGGTTCCCCTCACCGTGCTGGGCGCCACCGCAGCTGATGCGGCCCTGGTGATCGAGATGGGCATGCGGGGGCCTGGGGAGATCGAGCGTCTCTCCTGCTGCACCGAGCCTGATCTGGTGGTGATCACCAACATCGGGATGGCCCACATTGGCCGCCTCGGCAGCCGTGAGGCGATTGCAGCGGCCAAATGTGAGATCACTGCTGGGCTGCAAGCCAAGGGAACTGTGGTGATTCCCGCCGGTGATCCCCTGCTGGAGTCGGCGTTGGCGGCGGTCTGGTCCGGCCGCGTGCTGCGTGTGCGCCTGGCTGACGATCCCGAGGCCGAATCCGATCTGATGGGTAGTGATCCGATCGAAGCTGATCTAGTAGGTGAAATCAAGGGCGACCAGTTGCTGATCGATGCGGATCGTCTCCCGCTTCAGTTGCAGGGGCGCCATAACGCCCGCAATCTGCTCTTGGCCGTTGCTGTCGCTGATCAATTGGGAGTGTCTCGTAAGGCGTTACAAGGCATGGAGGTGACGGTGCCGGGCGGACGCAACCGCCGCCTGCAGCAGGGTGGTTTGACGCTCCTCGATGAGACCTATAACGCCTCCCCCGAGGCGGTGATGGCGGCTCTCGAACTGTTGGCTGCGCAACCGGGGCGACGTTTTGCCGTGCTGGGCACGATGTTGGAGCTCGGGGATCGCAGCCTGGAGCTGCATCAGCAGGTCGCCGCCCGCGCAGTGCAGCTCGGCCTGGATGGCCTGGTGCTGGTGGATGGTGGTGAGGAGGGCAAGGCGATGGCTGAAGTGGCGTCATCCCTGCCCCACTTGCAGCTGGTGTCAAATCCAGAAGACGCCGCAGCGCCCTTGGCAGCATGGCTTGAGTCAGGGGATGTTGTGCTGCTCAAGGCCAGCCGTGGTGTCGCTCTGGAACGGTTGATACCGCTCTTGCCATGCCCTTAA